The proteins below are encoded in one region of Populus alba chromosome 2, ASM523922v2, whole genome shotgun sequence:
- the LOC118035756 gene encoding uncharacterized protein, translating to MLVLLNVWLPGGAVVVASMLFALVVWRCYCFKDRRGIVDTLTTNRGASLQDGIAKLHQGSLHHEPDQLETKRRGNYYVFRRGVLTRPLFNWADHPVLITEAVENGWSRFGFTSYMSSPSTRSSLLGLCAAGDYGRETDTEISWEICQGSADFMQKIRLNSGLEKVNVSYPSLSAASVIRTTLPLPGPPLGNSSFPQEAYFEITVLYCHSNDQESVGKAKEGERAKLIQEKSNGKANSESLVHVNSSHRISKIEELKLAGKDDCQGSAVLLSVGLTIGGSLPLKLPGSYPGSIGFNSNGSLYLDGMELVFESEKAEWARTDKVIGCGFDPRQKQVFFTVDGELLHVVHCRSEEFGTPLYPAIAANNDILVLVNFGQSAFSYEQANAQRTPNPCFIGALAKSPALGYEDSKELFSMGRIDSQWLNRSTTTKGGHVNEANNQGVDFDDESEADLFEIVLDNGTGRSPNTRI from the exons atgcTCGTGTTGTTGAATGTTTGGTTGCCAGGGGGTGCTGTTGTAGTTGCTTCAATGCTTTTTGCGTTGGTAGTCTGGCGATGTTATTGTTTCAAAGACCGTAGAGGTATTGTTGATACGTTAACAACCAATAGAGGTGCAAGCTTGCAGGATGGGATTGCAAAGCTTCACCAAGGGAGTCTACATCATGAACCTGATCAATTAGAAACcaaaagaagaggaaattattatgtttttcgtCGCGGGGTTCTTACAAGACCCTTGTTCAATTGGGCTGATCATCCGGTGCTTATTACCGAGGCAGTCGAAAATGGATGGTCTAGATTTGGTTTTACAAGCTACATGTCATCTCCTTCCACGCGATCATCCCTGTTAGGCTTATGTGCGGCTGGTGATTATGGAAGAGAAACAGATACAGAGATAAGCTGGGAAATTTGTCAAGGATCAGCTGATTTCATGCAAAAGATAAGGCTGAATTCTGGGTTAGAGAAGGTTAATGTAAGCTATCCTTCTCTGTCTGCTGCTTCGGTAATTAGAACTACTTTGCCTTTACCAGGGCCTCCATTAGGGAACTCGTCTTTTCCTCAAGAGGCTTATTTTGAGATCACGGTTTTGTATTGTCATAGCAATGATCAAGAATCTGTTGGCAAGGCTAAGGAAGGTGAGAGGGCTAAACTCATCCAAGAAAAATCTAATGGAAAAGCAAATTCGGAATCTTTAGTACATGTAAATAGCAGCCACAGAATCAgcaaaattgaagaattgaagcTTGCTGGTAAAGATGATTGTCAAGGTTCAGCAGTATTGCTATCTGTTGGGCTCACTATTGGAGGCTCTCTTCCTTTGAAACTTCCTGGAAGCTATCCAGGATCAATTGGATTTAACTCTAATGGTTCTCTCTATCTTGATG GCATGGAACTTGTGTTTGAATCCGAGAAAGCAGAATGGGCAAGAACAGACAAAGTAATTGGCTGTGGATTTGATCCTAGGCAAAAACAAGTGTTTTTCACAGTAGATGGAGAGCTGCTACATGTTGTTCATTGCAGGTCAGAGGAATTCGGGACACCCCTTTACCCAGCAATTGCAGCAAACAATGACATATTGGTTCTTGTCAATTTTGGACAGAGTGCCTTTAGTTATGAACAAGCAAATGCTCAAAGAACACCAAATCCGTGCTTCATTGGCGCTCTTGCAAAATCCCCTGCTCTGGGCTATGAGGATAGCAAAGAGCTCTTCTCAATGGGAAGAATTGACTCTCAGTGGCTCAATAGAAGCACCACCACTAAGGGCGGTCACGTCAATGAAGCTAATAATCAAGGAGTTGACTTCGATGACGAATCTGAGGctgatttatttgaaattgtgttggATAATGGTACTGGAAGATCTCCAAACACCAGGATTTAG